In the Acidimicrobiales bacterium genome, one interval contains:
- a CDS encoding NAD-binding protein encodes MGGLRRLWQPRSRWMLLSGLWLAVAALGLWGMAGKSPPGVAYSTWDRVYAVPDLFALSFANDYAAVDWRIQAARFLGPMVTGATFIQASALLFREQVDRLRPRLWRDHVVVCGLGEKGLRVATSFRDAGRRVVAVEVDSASPGVPTARAHGVAVLVGDATDPAVLRHAGVGRAGEAVAAADDGANAGIAAVVREVDRPAGARPLHCAVHLLDPQLCHLLRSEVLEDEAEGVRLEFFNVHQQAARAWLATEPVLDEVGRPPHLVVVGVGQLGQSLVVAAGQRWAERDGRHRLAVTLVDREAGGRLQALRLRHPSLERWCDLAPIDLDLDRPVPDAVDAFTDLLCSGRVTAVFVALDSDAAALSAALTVRQVLGARPARVLVRTRSEAGLGVLLGVGRSAVPVVAFSPLDRTCTAEVVAGGTHEQVARALHEDYLARTRRDGGGGAAAVPWDELPEALRESNRRAAAALAAGLHEVDLDLIPLYRWDDGGRPLTDHEVEVLARREHDRWAEERRRAGWRHGERRDDQAMTNPLLVPWDDMAEADRERDRQAVRELPAMLARAGLDIVRTTPGT; translated from the coding sequence GTGGGCGGGCTGAGGCGGCTGTGGCAGCCGCGGTCGCGGTGGATGCTGTTGAGCGGGCTGTGGCTGGCCGTCGCCGCCCTCGGCCTGTGGGGGATGGCCGGGAAGTCGCCGCCCGGCGTCGCCTACTCGACCTGGGACCGGGTCTACGCCGTGCCCGACCTGTTCGCCCTGTCCTTCGCCAACGACTACGCCGCCGTCGACTGGCGCATCCAGGCCGCCCGCTTCCTCGGCCCGATGGTGACGGGGGCGACGTTCATCCAGGCCTCCGCCCTGCTGTTCCGCGAGCAGGTCGACCGGCTCCGGCCCCGGCTCTGGCGCGACCACGTCGTGGTCTGCGGCCTCGGGGAGAAGGGGCTGCGCGTCGCCACCTCCTTCCGGGACGCCGGCCGGCGGGTGGTGGCCGTCGAGGTCGACTCGGCCTCGCCGGGCGTGCCGACGGCGAGGGCCCACGGCGTGGCCGTGCTGGTCGGCGACGCCACCGACCCGGCCGTGCTCCGCCACGCCGGGGTGGGTCGGGCCGGCGAGGCGGTGGCCGCCGCCGACGACGGCGCCAACGCGGGGATCGCCGCCGTCGTGCGGGAGGTCGACCGGCCGGCCGGGGCCCGGCCGCTGCACTGCGCCGTCCACCTCCTCGACCCGCAGCTGTGCCACCTCCTCCGCTCGGAGGTGCTGGAGGACGAGGCCGAGGGCGTGCGGCTCGAGTTCTTCAACGTGCACCAGCAGGCGGCCAGGGCCTGGCTGGCGACCGAGCCGGTGCTCGACGAGGTCGGCCGGCCGCCGCACCTCGTGGTCGTCGGCGTCGGCCAGCTGGGCCAGAGCCTCGTCGTCGCCGCGGGGCAGCGTTGGGCCGAGCGGGACGGGCGGCACCGGCTGGCGGTGACCCTGGTCGACCGGGAGGCCGGCGGCCGCCTCCAGGCGCTCCGCCTCCGCCACCCGAGCCTCGAGCGGTGGTGCGACCTGGCCCCGATCGACCTCGACCTCGACCGGCCCGTCCCCGACGCCGTCGACGCCTTCACCGACCTGCTCTGTTCCGGGCGGGTGACGGCCGTGTTCGTCGCCCTCGACAGCGACGCGGCCGCCCTGTCGGCGGCGCTCACCGTCCGCCAGGTGCTCGGCGCCCGGCCGGCGCGGGTGCTCGTCCGCACCCGCTCGGAGGCCGGGCTCGGCGTGCTGCTCGGGGTCGGCCGGTCGGCGGTCCCGGTCGTCGCCTTCAGCCCGCTCGACCGGACGTGCACGGCCGAGGTGGTCGCCGGCGGCACCCACGAGCAGGTGGCGCGGGCGCTGCACGAGGACTACCTGGCGAGGACGAGGCGGGACGGCGGCGGCGGGGCGGCGGCCGTGCCCTGGGACGAGCTGCCCGAGGCCCTGCGGGAGTCCAACCGGCGGGCGGCCGCGGCCCTGGCCGCTGGGCTGCACGAGGTCGACCTCGACCTGATCCCGCTGTACCGGTGGGACGACGGCGGGCGGCCGCTCACCGACCACGAGGTGGAGGTGCTGGCCCGGCGGGAGCACGACCGCTGGGCCGAGGAGCGGCGCCGGGCCGGCTGGCGCCACGGCGAGCGCCGGGACGACCAGGCGATGACCAACCCGCTGCTCGTCCCCTGGGACGACATGGCCGAGGCCGACCGCGAGCGCGACCGTCAGGCCGTCCGCGAGCTCCCGGCCATGCTGGCGAGGGCCGGCCTCGACATCGTCCGCACCACGCCCGGCACCTGA